In Pseudonocardia sp. DSM 110487, the sequence GTGTCAGTCGTCGCCGGCGCCCGGTGCCGTGGCCCCGGAAATGCAACCCGCGATGGCGCCGGCTCCGGCGCCGAGCGGATTCTGGGTGACGATGCCGGGGATGGCGCCGATCGCTCCTGCACGGTAGCATTCGCGTTCGCGGTCACTCATAGGCGCGGGCTTGCAGGTCTTCGGGCCTCCCTTTGCGATCGCCGCGGCACACCTGCGGTGCTCCGGTGTGTCGGCGTATGCGCCCGACGGCGAGGTGAACGAAACGCCTCCGAACACGACCATACCTGCCGCCGCGACAACCAATGCTCGACGAACCATTCTCGACATGTGTTCTTCCCTCCTGGTCGAGGTGGTGGCTGCGGCGGTGCGGCACGCCTCACGATTTCGTGGGGCGCGGGAAATTCTGTCGAACCGGCGCGGCCTGCACGCTTCTTCTCGGGTGTACGAGCGTGCGAGAAGACGGTCGCAGCTTCCCGTCGCCGTCTGAAGGAAGAGTTCTTCCTGTCGTTCGTCGCTGACGGTACGGCGGGTCACGCGTCGCGCAGCTCGAACACCGTGACGCGGTCGGCGATCGCGGCGAACTCGTCGGGATCGCCGGCTTTCACGAGCCCGAGGCGCACGAAGAACGGGACGCCGTGCGGCACTTCGGTGGGGAAGGCGCGCACGACGGTGCGGCGCAGGCCGGGGTCGGTGATCTCGGTGAGCGTGACCCGTCGCCGGCGTCGCCCGTATGCCAGCTCGCCCGTGCCCGCCGCGCGGACGTTGCGGGCCCAGTCCGACCGCGGCAACGCCGCGATCACGTACCGGCGGCCGCCGACCGTCAGCGGCGAGACCGGCGTCGGTCGTGGTTCGCCGGAGGCGCGGCCCGGCACGGTCAGGACGTGGATCGTGCCGAGCTGCAGCCCGAGGCGCTGCAACAACCTCACCAGGCGGTTCACGGCGGGGAGCCAGCGCGGCAGCGTGTGGGTCGCCACGGGCGATCCTTTCGATCGTCGAAATGATTCGGGACCAGGTTAGACTCCTTCGAGTGTCGAAGCAATCGGCGGTTGAGCGGGCGGCGCTGGCCGCGTCCGAGTTCGGAGACGCGGCGGATGCCGTGGATGCGGCGGCCGCGACCGTGCTCGGCGTCAACCGCACCGACCTGCGGATCCTCGGGACGGTGGTGAGTGGTCCCCTGACGGCGGGGCAGGTCGCCGCCGCCGTCCACCTGAGCCCCGCGGCCGCGACGACCGCGATCCAGCGGCTCGTATCGCGCGGATACCTCACCCGCGAGGCGGACCCCGAGGACCGCAGGCGTGCCGTCGTCGCGCTCACCGGGTCGGCGCGCGAGCTGGTCGAGCGGATCTACGGGCCGGTCGGCGAGGAAGGGGTAGCCGCGTTGCACCGCTGGACGGCGGCCGAGCTCGAGCTGATCGCCGATTTCCTGGAGCGCGGGCGAGCCCTGCAGCTCGCCCATGCGGATCGGATCCGAGCCTTGGGGCACCGGAGTGATCCATGATCGGCAGGATCGGTACATGACGCTCAGATATGAGTGTTATGTCCCTGATGTGCCGATCTTGACCATGTGACCCGCTAGTAGCCGACGGTGAACCGCCGCTGGACGAAACGGGGCAGCTCGACCTCGTCGAGCACGGCGACGGCGAGGTCGTCTGCCGAGATGTCGCTGGTGCCGTCCTCACGCACGAGGAGCTGGTCGCCGCCGATGCGGAACCGGCCGGTGCGCTTGCCGGCTTGGACGCGACCGGCCGACGGGCTGACGTAGGTCCAGTTGCGGTCCGACAGCCGGTAGAGGGCGAGCGCCTCGACGCCCGCGAGCACCGCCCTGGCGTAGTCGGCCGGTACGTCGAGCGCGGCGGGCAGGTTCTCGGCGAACCCCTCGACGTCGACGACCCGCGTGCCCGGCGCGACCTCCAGGCTCCCCGCGCCGCCGACGACGATCAGGCGCAGCCGCGGGAGCGACTCCATGGCCGTGAGCAGCGCTCGTGCGATCGCGGGGAAGGCGTCGGCGTTCGTGATCGTCTCGGCGACACCGTTGCCGGCGTTTGTCGCGTTGACGAGCACATCAAGGCCGGCGAGGTCGGTCGCCAACCGGCCGGGATCGCGGGGATCGGTGACCTCCCACCGGACCACGCCCGCCTCGGCGGGGATCCGCGCCGCAGAGCGCGTGAACGCGGTGACGCGGTGTCCGCGGTCGACCGCCTCCTCCACTACGCGGCCGCCGATCATCCCGGTCGCGCCCAGTATCCCGATCTCCACGGTTCTCCCCTGTTCGTTCTTTGAACGGCGTGTAGTAACTGCACAGGAAACTGTAGACGTACGCCGTAGAGTGTCAAGGTGGCCGGAGCAACGCAGCGCAGAAGGGAGCGCCTGCGGGCGGAGACGACCGAGGAGATCACCGCGACCGCGCTCGCGTTGCTCGCCGAGGGCGGTCCGGACGCGGTCACGCTCCGGGCGATCGCCCGCGAGATGGGTATGACGGCCGGGGCGATCTACGGCTATTTCCCCACGCGGGACGACCTGATCAACCGCCTGATCACCGACGTGTACACGTCCCTCGTGGACGCCGTTGAAGCGGCGCGCGATGCCCGTCCGCCCGACGACGCGGGGGGGCGCATCGTCGCGTGGGGCCGGGCGCTACGGGAGTGGTCGGTGGCCAACCCGGCAGGCTTCCGCCTCGTCTACGGCGACGGCGTGCCCGGCTACCGGCCGCGCGAAGGAGGGGTCGCGGCCGAGCCGGCGCACCGCGCCTGCATGGGGCTGACCCAGCTCGTCGCCGCGGTCTGGCCGGAGGCGGCACCGCACCAGCCCGCCGCCGACTGGTCCGATTTCGCGCCCGAGCTCGGCGCCGAGGTGCGCCGCGAGTTCCCCGGCCTCCCGGCTGCGGCGGTCGGGCTCGCCCTGCGCGTGTGGGGCCGGATGCACGGGCTCGTGGCGCTCGAGGTGTACGGCCACCTGCGTGGGCAGAGCACCGACCCCGCCAAGCTGTACGAGGCTGAGTTGCGCGACCTCGTGCGCTCGCTGGGGGCGCGGGTTCAGGAGGAGTAGGTGCCGTACACCCGCTCAGGCTCGACGAGCACGGCGACGCGGCCCTCCTCGCGCATGACGCGGTCGTAGGTGTCCCAGTCGTCGTGGGTGCCGCCCGCCCCGCTGAACACCGCCCGCAGCAGCAGGCGCAGGCCCTCGGCGTCGATGCCGTCGGCCGGGTCGTCGGGGCCGATCAGCTGGCTCACGCCGTCGACGCCGACCCACTGCCACCCGGCCCGCCAGAGGATGGACGTGGCCGGGCGGTCGCGCAGGTTGCGCAGCTTGACCGGCCCGTAGGTGACGTACCCGACGACCTGGCGACCGGTCGTCGGATGGTCGAGCACGCCGGCGTTGACCAGCGAGGCGTGCGGCGTGCCGTCGGCGCGCACGATGCTGACACTCGCGAGGCCGTTGTCGCGGGCGACGATGCTGCGGACGGGGCTGAGGTCCGGAGTGCTCACGGGCCCCAGTCTGCACCGCTACACCGACAGGATGCGGTGCACTCCGCCGCTCGTGCTGAGGTACACGCCCCTCAACGCGGCGCCCGCGCGGTCGCACGCCTCCCGCAACGCGGCCGCCCACTGCCGGTCGCCTGCCAGAACGGCGTCGCGGCCGATGCGTTCCAGGGTGAGGATGACGCTGCCACTGCCCACATCGGTGGTGAGGTCGACGCACATCCCCGCCATCACGGCGGCGAGGTTGTCGATCACGCGGGCTTCGGGGCGCAACGGGATGTCGGAGATCGGCATGATCACCGGTGCCTGCCGGCCGTCACCGTCGACGAACATGATCCAGAGTTGGCGGGCGACGGTGGCCTGGCCGACCAGCTGTCTCACGCGTTCGAGGACGTCGGTGTCGGTGAGCAGGAGCGGGGCGCTGGCGGGGTTCGGGATCGTCATGTGCGGAGCGTTGCCCAGCGAACCATGATCCCGTGGGCGTTCCGG encodes:
- a CDS encoding nitroreductase/quinone reductase family protein, with protein sequence MATHTLPRWLPAVNRLVRLLQRLGLQLGTIHVLTVPGRASGEPRPTPVSPLTVGGRRYVIAALPRSDWARNVRAAGTGELAYGRRRRRVTLTEITDPGLRRTVVRAFPTEVPHGVPFFVRLGLVKAGDPDEFAAIADRVTVFELRDA
- a CDS encoding MarR family winged helix-turn-helix transcriptional regulator; this encodes MSKQSAVERAALAASEFGDAADAVDAAAATVLGVNRTDLRILGTVVSGPLTAGQVAAAVHLSPAAATTAIQRLVSRGYLTREADPEDRRRAVVALTGSARELVERIYGPVGEEGVAALHRWTAAELELIADFLERGRALQLAHADRIRALGHRSDP
- a CDS encoding NAD(P)-dependent oxidoreductase, encoding MEIGILGATGMIGGRVVEEAVDRGHRVTAFTRSAARIPAEAGVVRWEVTDPRDPGRLATDLAGLDVLVNATNAGNGVAETITNADAFPAIARALLTAMESLPRLRLIVVGGAGSLEVAPGTRVVDVEGFAENLPAALDVPADYARAVLAGVEALALYRLSDRNWTYVSPSAGRVQAGKRTGRFRIGGDQLLVREDGTSDISADDLAVAVLDEVELPRFVQRRFTVGY
- a CDS encoding TetR/AcrR family transcriptional regulator, whose translation is MAGATQRRRERLRAETTEEITATALALLAEGGPDAVTLRAIAREMGMTAGAIYGYFPTRDDLINRLITDVYTSLVDAVEAARDARPPDDAGGRIVAWGRALREWSVANPAGFRLVYGDGVPGYRPREGGVAAEPAHRACMGLTQLVAAVWPEAAPHQPAADWSDFAPELGAEVRREFPGLPAAAVGLALRVWGRMHGLVALEVYGHLRGQSTDPAKLYEAELRDLVRSLGARVQEE
- a CDS encoding TIGR03618 family F420-dependent PPOX class oxidoreductase; this translates as MSTPDLSPVRSIVARDNGLASVSIVRADGTPHASLVNAGVLDHPTTGRQVVGYVTYGPVKLRNLRDRPATSILWRAGWQWVGVDGVSQLIGPDDPADGIDAEGLRLLLRAVFSGAGGTHDDWDTYDRVMREEGRVAVLVEPERVYGTYSS